The Rhizobium rhizogenes sequence CGCAGCCGACGACATTCGCCTCGCCCATGAAATCGGCGATGAAGGCGGAGGCCGGGGCCTCGTAAAGATCGCGCGGTGCACCCGACTGGGCGATCTCGCCATCCTTCATCACGATGATCCGGTCGGAAACCGCCAGCGCCTCATCCTGATCATGCGTCACATAAACGGCGGTAAAACCGAGCCGCTGCTGCAATTCGCGAATTTCGGTACGCACCCGGCGGCGAAGGCGGGCATCGAGGTTGGAGAGCGGCTCGTCCAGCAGCAGCACCTGCGGTTCCAGCACCAAAGCGCGGGCGACCGCGACGCGCTGCTGCTGGCCGCCGGAAAGTTCGGCAGGCAGGCGGTGGCCCATGCCGGCGAGGCCGACGAGCTTCAGCCCCTCTTCCGCTTTCTCCCGCGCTTCCGCCTTGCGCAATCCCGAGGATTGCAGGCCGTAGGCGACATTGTCGAGCGCCGTCATGTGCGGGAAAAGCGCATAGGACTGGAAGACCATCGAGACATCGCGCTCATTGGCGGGCAGCATGGTCACATCCTTGTCGCCGATGAGGATGCGGCCGGAGGTCGGATGTTCAAGACCCGCCAGCATGCGCAGCGTCGTCGTCTTACCGCAGCCGGAGGGGCCAAGCAGGGTTACCAGCGTGCCGGGCTCGATGGTGAGCGACAGGTCGGGAATGGCGGTGAAGGCGCCGAAGGTCTTGCGGACATTCTGAAAGGTGACGGAGCCGGGTTTTACGGAAATCATGCGGTTTTCTCCTGGGCAAGAGGAACGGAGGAAGCGGATGGCAGGCCGGCGACGCGGTTTTCGCGCCGCAGGCGTCGCTCACCAACAATGAGCTGGAAGCCGGTAATGACGGTGATCATCACCACGATCAGCATCGAGGAATAGGCGATCGCCACACCATATTCGCCGTTTTCGACAAGGCCGACGATGTAGGACGTCGCCATGTTGTACTGGGCGCTGACAAGGAAGATGACGGCGCTGATGGAGGTGATGGCGCGCACGAAGGAATAGACCAGTGCGGCCGTGATAGCGGGCCTCAAGAGCGGCAGGATGACCTTGCGGATGGTGCGGAAACTATTGGCCCGCAGCGTCAGCGAGGCCTCGTCGAGGCTCTTGTCGAGCTGGCTCATCGCCGCGATGCCGCCGCGCACGCCGACCGGCATGTTGCGGAAGACGAAGCAGGCGATGAGGATGAGTGCCGAACCGGTCATTTCCACCGGCGGCAGGTTGAAGGCCATGATGTAGCTGACGCCGATGACCGTGCCGGGAATGGCAAAGCTCATCATCAGTGCGAATTCGAAGAGGTTCCGCCCGGCAAATTTCTGCCGCACGATGATATAGGCGGTCAGCAGGCCAACGGCAGCGGTGAGCGGCGCCGAAACCAGCGCGATCTCCATCGTCGTCCAGAACGAGTTCCAGGCAACGCCCGTCCAGGCGATCGAGCCGTTCGAGAAGCTGACGGAAAAGGCGCGGATGTAGTGATCGAAGGTCAGGGAATTATCGAGACCCCAGGTCTTCACGAAACCGCCAACAAGGATCATGCCATAAACGACGATGGTGAAGACCATCCACGGCACGACAATGGCGTGAACGCCGATGGACAGGCCACGCGGCAGGGCAATATGCGCGCCGCTGTCGCCCTTGCCCGTCACCGTGGCGAAGTTCTTGCCTGCCAGCCAGAAACGCTGGGCAAGGAAGGCCGAAAGCGTGAAGCACAGAAGGATGATCGCCAGAACCGCGGCGCGGGAGGGATCGTTCTGCGAACCGACGACGGCGAAGAAGATTTCCGTCGACAGCACGCCATGGGTGCCGCCAAGCACCAGCGGATTGCCGAAATCCGCCATGCTCTCGATGAAGCCGATAAGGAACGCATTGGCGAGACCGGGCTTCATCAGCGGCAGCGATACCCGCCAGAAGGTGCGCCAGCGATCGGCACGCAATGTCTGCGAGGCTTCTTCCATCGACGGGCTGACACCTTCAACCACGCCGATCAGCACCAGAAACGAGATGGGCGTGAAGGAAAGAACCTGCGCGATCCAGATGCCGGTCATGCCATAAAGCCACCGACCGGGTTCGATGCCGAAAAGATAGGAAAGCCATTCGGTGACGACGCCGGCGCGGCCGAACAGCAGCGTCAGCGCAAGGCCGATGACAAAAGGCGGCGTGATGATCGGCAGAACGGTGAGAAGCCGCAGGCCCTTCTTGAAGGGAAAGCGCGTGCGGGTGGCGATCAGCGCGAAGCCGAGACCGAGCACGGTCGAGCCGAAGGCGGTCATCAGGGCCAGAAACAATGTGCGCCAGGCAACGCCGCAACGCTCTTCACCCGTGACGCAGCCAAGGCTCCAGATGCCGGGATCCTTGATATTGCGGATAAAGCCATCGGCATTGAAGGAGCCGTCGAAATCCTGAACGGAGGCGATCAGCATGCTGCCGATCGGATAAAAGACAAAAACCGCAACGAGGAAGACCAGAACGGAAATGGCGCCGACGACAAAGGCGTCGCCTTTCATGACGCCACGGTCGGCAAGTCCGAAGGCAAAAAGAAGCACGAAGACGAACGACATGACGACGGCACCCGCCCCCATGGAAGCCTGTCCATCGGCAAGCATGCCGAAGAGGTTTTCACTCACCGTCCAGGTCCAGCCGGTAAAACCGATCGCCAGCCCCTGCAAGGCAAGAAAAACGAGACCGGCAGCACCGATAAAGGCAAGCAACCCGCCCCGGCGCATCGGATCACGCATCGGCCGGACAAGGCATGCGGCGAGGAAGAAAAGAACGATGCCGACAAGCCATGGTTTTCCATAGGTCAGTATCTGCAGCACGCCTGGCGCATTGCTGGCGGTAGAGAAAAATCCGGACAGCCAGCGGAAGCTGAAAAAGCCGCCTTCGATGCGATACCAGGGGAGAAGAATGAGGGCAAAAGCCCCGAGCGCCAGGACGATGTCCAGCCTGCGATTGCCACGTGTCATGGCCGACCTCGCTTATTTCATGCCGATGAAAGAGTGGCGGACACCCCGGCTTTAAAAGCCGGGATGCCTGTCGCCGGAGTTAAGATCAGTTGGCGACCGCACCAACTTCGCGGTCCCAGCGCTCCAGAAGCGCCTTGCGCTTGGCCGGATCGCCATAGGTCTTGAAGTCGTAGTCGATGAGCTTGATGTCCTCGAACTTCGGCGCTTCCTTCGGCACTTCCGCCGTCTTGTTGGAGGGAAGCTGGAAGGACTTGGCGTCCTTCATGCGCGACTGCACGTCCGGCTTCAGCGCCCAGTCGTACCAGGTCTTGGCATTGTCGAGGTTGCGTGCGCCCTTGATGATCGACATGGAGCCGATCTCGTAACCCGTGCCTTCGCAGGGCGCGATCGACTTGACGGGGAAGCCTTCCGCCGTCTGCGCCACCGCATCATGCATGAAGACGATGCCGAGCGCCGTCTCGCCGCGCGCCGCCGCCTTGACCGGTGCGGAACCCGACTTGGTGTATTGCGAGATATTGACGTTGAGCTTCTTCAGATAGTCGATCGCCTGATCCTCACCCATGATCTGCGCGAGCGAGGCAAGCGCGGTATAGGCGGTGCCCGAAGAGTTCGGATTGGCGATCTGGATTTCGCCCTTCAGTTCCGGCGCCAGCAGGTCGGCCCAGCACTTCGGCTCCTTGTAACCCTTCGACTTGAAGATTTCCGTGTTGTAGCCCCAGCCCAGCGCACCGGCATAAACGCCGACAGTCCTGTAACCCGTGCTTTCGGCCTGTTTCACGGCCCAGTCCTGCAACTGGTCGAGCATCGGCGACTTGTATTCCAGCGTCAGGTTTTCCGAGGCCGCCTGCATATGCGGATCGCCGGTACCGGCCCACCAGATATCGGTCTTCGGATTACGGGCTTCCGCGCGCACCTTGGCATAGGTTTCACCCGAAGACAGGCGCACCATATTGACCTTGATGTCGTGCGACTTTTCAAAATCGCCCTTCATCTGTTCGCAGATCACGACATCGGCCGAGCAGATGAGGTTCAGTTCGCCCGCCGCCTGCGCGGAAACGGCGCTCAGTGCCGTGCCGGCAAAAAGCAGGGTGGAAAGTATCGTCAGTCGCATGGTTATCCTCCTGTAGCTTGCGTCTGAATTCCTGGGCGCGCGCGGACATGGCGCTGCCGGTCGCGGCGCCCTGTGGCGCGCACGCTGTCTTTTGGGATGTTGGTTTTCTGCCCCCTACTGGGTCTGGCTCGGGTGGATTTCGCTGTCGAAGCGGCTCAATAACCGACTTCGCTCTTCGGGCTGGCCAAAAGTGGCAAAATCGTAATCCACCATCTTGATCATCGATATGTCGGGTGCCGTCAGCGGCAATGTCGCCCGGGCATTGGAAGGCACCTGGTTCTGGCCGGCTGCGGCCCCGGTCGCCTGCCCTTCCGGGCTCAGCGCAAATTCCACGAAATCCTGCGCAAGGGCCGTATTGCGGTTGCCCTTGACGATGCTGACCGCCCCGATCTCGTAACCGGTGCCTTCGCAGGGGGCGACGATGACCAGCGGAAATCCTTCGATCTTCTGGGTCACCGCGTCATGCATGAAGGAAATCCCGATCAGCACCTCGCCCCGTGCCGCTGCCTTGACGGGCGCTGCACCCACTTTGGTATAACCCACGACATTCTGGTTCAGTTTCGTCATGAAGCCGAAGGCCTCCTCCTCGCCAAACAGCTGGACCAGCGTGGCGAGCATGGTGAAGGCCGTGCCGGAATAGTTCGGATTGCCGGTCAGGATATGGCCGCGATAAATATCCTTGGCCAGATCCTTCCAGCAGGTGGGAGCCGGCAGATTGTTTCTGGCGAGCAGTTCAGAATTATAGGCAAAGCCCAGCGCCCCGGCATAAATGCCGGCGGACCTTGATCCGGACATCGCATAAAAATTCTGCGCCCAGGGCAGCAGATCCTGCGGATGCCGCGGCTGATATTCGTCCAGCAGCCCTTCCGAGCCGGCCTGCAGATGGGTATCACCGGTGCCGCCCCACCAGACGTCGACTGTCGGGTGGGAGCGTTCGGCACGAATCTGGTCGAGGATTTCGCCTGTGCTCCTGCGAACCATCGAAATCTCAAGGCCGCTTTTTGCCTCGAAAGCCCGCTGCATGGCCACGCACCAGGCTTCGTCGACGCCGCACAGGACGTTCAACTTCGGCTCGGCCATGCCATGCCCTGCGCCGCACAGCCATAAAGCCATGCTCGCCGCAAGTGCGGTCAATCGTTTCACTTAAAGCCTCCCTGCCTGGAACCTCCCCGTTCCAGTCTCCACCAACAGCATGTCACATTCGGCCCGTACCGCAATCGAAGAATGGTTACCAATCTTTCACCGCACCGCCGAACAAGATTACAGATATTACAATTATGACAGGGGAGATAACCAGCGAGCCTTTGAAGATCGCCGCAGCCGCGCCTATGATGACGGCGGGAGGAAGATGCAGTGCTTAATCAGAAGGTTCGCATTCTGATCGTCGAGGACGATCCTGATATGGCCGAGCTTATCTCGGACCTCGTCGAGGCCGAGGGCTGGCTGCCCACCTGCGCCCGCTCCGCCGAGGAAGCGGACGAAATACTGGCGCGGGACCGGATGCAGCTGGTGCTCGTTGACCATAATCTGCCCGGCACATCCGGCCGCACCTTCGCCCAGCGGCTGCGCGGCAAGGTCGATAGTGATATCGGCATCGTCATGGTCACGGCCGCCGGCAGCGCCGCCGACCGGGTTCTCGGTCTGGAAACCGCCGCCGACGACTATGTCGTCAAACCCTTTGAACCCATCGAACTCACTGCGCGGATCAAGGCCGTGTTGCGCCGGACGATCCCTTCGCTGAAACAGGAGAAGGACAGCGAGCGTGATCATGGCCGCACGGCGCTTCGCCTCGGTGACTGGGCGATCGATCTCGATGCCCGCAGGGCCGTCTGCCTCGCAGACCGCAGCCGCACGCTGACCAGCGCCGAATTCGCACTGCTGGAAATTCTCGCCGAAACACCCAACCAGCCCGTCAGCCGCTCGCAGATCCTCGACCGGCTGGGTTCGGAAAGCGATCGCTATATCGACCGCAATGTCGATGTGCTGGTGCTGCGACTGAGGCGCAAGATCGAGATAAACCCCGATCTGCCGCGCCATATCAAGACCCGGCGCAGCAAGGGATATGTGCTCCACACCGATGAGGGCGAGCTTTCCCCGTGATCAGCCGTTCCTTCCTTTCCTCGATTGCCTTTCGGCTGCCCTTTGCGATCGTCTTTACCTGCGTCCTCGTCTTCAGCCTGTCAGCCATCGCCATTTATGGCCTGCAGCGCGCCCGCGATGAGATGGCAGCCTATGGCTTGCAGGCCTTTTCCAGTCTCGCCAAGGCGTCGCTGGTCTCGCGGCAGGTCTCCGATCTCGTTTCCAGCGCACCTTTCCTGATGAATGCCGCCTCGCCCTATCGCGTTTCCAGCGAGAGCCGCTCCGTGGTCCAGCAGGTCGACCTGCTGCTTGAGATGACCGGGCCGGGCAGCGGCGAACGGGCCGCGCGCGGCTTTGCGAGCGAACGCATCGTTGAACTGCTCCAGCTTATCCGGGCGCAGACGCTCGATCTCGCCAAGGATGCCGATGCCGCGCAGGCGCACAAGGCGGAAGCGGCGGCGGCATTGGGCGAAATCGCCACCGGTCGCGGCATCCTCGACCCGGAGCTGCGCCGGCGCATGAACGGCATCGTGCAGGCCGCCTCCGCATCCGACAGTCTTTTCCAGCTGGGCGAACTGCGCCGCCGTTATGTCGCAGAAACCACGGCCCGCCAGCAGGGTTACCCCGGCGAGCGGCTGCCTTTGGCCGAAATGCAGCCCTATGAGCGGGTCTTTGCAGCCCAGAGCCGTTATCTCCTCGAAATGTTCGCCATCCGCGCCTCGGTATCGCGGCTTCACACCGTGTCGCGCGATCTTTCCCATGTCACGGAAACCCAGGGCGATGCGGTTGCCCGCAGCCTGAACGAAGACCTGATCTCCACCTCCGATGCGCTCAGTCGCCTGCTGGTCATCGTGGCCGTCGCCTCCCTTCTGGTTCTGGTGGTGGCGATCCTCTCCATCCGCTCGGTGATGCGGGTGTCACGCGGGATCGCGGCGCTCTCCAACGGCATGAATGCGCTTGCCAAAGGCGAAAAGGATGTCGGCCCGCCCTCCTATAGCGGCTCGGAAACGGAGCTGATCCGCCTGCTCGATGCATTCCGCGCCTTTCATGACAGCGTCGACCGCGTCTCGCGCCTCAGGCGCACGGCGGAAGCGGCGGCCCGCACCATCCGCTCGACCTTCCGCAACATGAATGAGGGCATAGCGCTGTTTGATGCAACCGGCCGGCCGATCACCATGAACCGCCGCATCATCGAACTGGTTGGGCGCTCCGGCTCGTCGCGCAAACTGCCGATCCGTCGGTTTGTCGAGCCGGTCCCGGAAATCGATCCGATGCTCCTGCCCTTCGAGAGCGAAAAGGGCGAATTGATGGAGCGCGCCGTCGTGCGCCACCGCACCACGGATGAGCGGGTGATCGAAGTATCGATGTCGCGCCAGCCGGATGGCGGCATCGTGCTGCTTGCCCGCGATGTCACAGCACTCGACCGGCAGGAGGCGGAAGCCGTAAAGGCCCAGCGGCTGGACGGCATCATGCGCATGACCCACCAGGTCAGCCATGAGGTGGGCAACATGATCGGCATCATCACCGGCAGCCTTGGCCTGCTGGAGCGCGAGGCGGGTTTCAACGACCGCCAGAACCGCCACATCGCCCGCATCCGCAAGGCGGCGGATCGCGGCCGGTCTCTCGCCAGCAGCATGTTGACCATCGGCAGCCAGCAGCCGATCCATCCAAGCTCAATCAATGTCGCCAACCTGCTGCGCGGCATGGCCGATATTCTCGAGATCGCGGTCGGCCCCAAATGCCGGATCGCGCTCGATCTCGATGACGGTCTTCCCACAATCCCGCTCGACCCGGCACTTTTCGAGCAATCCATCCTCAACCTCTGCCTCAATGCGGCGGCAGCCATGCCTGATGGCGGTCTGATCTCGATCGAGGCGGCCTGCGAGAAGGATGCACTGGTGATATCGGTCACCGACGAAGGCATCGGCATGACGCCGGAGGCGGTGGACAAGGCCTTTGAGCCCTATTTCACCACCCGTGGGGACCATGGCGGCGCGGGCCTTGGCCTTGCCATGGTCTATGGCTTCGTGCGCCAGAGCGGCGGCGAGGCGCATATCAGTTCCAAGCCCGGTGAAGGGGCGAAGGTGCAGCTGACATTTCCGGCAGGCACCGGGCTGGCGCAAAGGTCGGCCTGAAGCGGCTTCCGCGCTCGGCCAGGCGGCCGGTCAATCCTTCGCGCCGGCGGCCTCCAGCAGCGCAACGATTTCCGTCAGCCCTCTTTCGTGGGCATGGGCAAGCGCGGTCCTTCCGTCAAAATCCTTCACCGCAACGTCAGCGCCACCGGCAAGAAGCGACCGGACGATCCGCTGCGATACCGCCCCGCCATCTCTCAGGATTGTGACTTCAAGCAGGGCCGTCCAGCCGAGCCGGTTGACGTGATCGACATCCACACCGGCTGCAAGCAGCATATCGACAGCTTCCGGATGCCCCTTTTCTGCGGCTGGAATGAGGGCGGTACCGCCAAAGCGGTTGGTACTTTCAAGATTTGCACCCTTTTTCAGGATCATCCGCAGAATTTCGGTTCTGCCCTGTGCCCCCGCCACCAGAAAGGGGCTGTCTTCGATATTGTCGCGGGCATCGACATCGGCACCGGCCTCGAGAAGCAGGCGTGCCGCCGGCACATCATTTTGCCAAACCGCCACCAGCAGCGGCGTCTGGCCCTGCGCGTTCCTCTCTTCGGTGGCGCCACTGTTTTTCAGCAGCTGTTCAAGCCGCGCGTGATCCTTCGACGTTACCGCTTCAAGAACGGAAGCCTGAGCATTTGCGCCAAGGGTCATCATCAGCACTCCACATAAAACCAGTCGTCGCATCACCACCTCGAAAGAATGCCGGCACCGGTGGTGCGGGCAGCACCATTATTCCAGACGACCGGCATTCGCTTCAAGACCCGCTTTTTGCCGCCTCAGGCCATCTGCACGAAATGACCGGGTGAAACAGTCCTGTAAGTCCGCTCCGGCGCTTCATAACCCATTGCCCGTATGGGGCTTTTCAGCTCGTCATTGGAAACGCTGCGTCTTATACCGCGCCGCGCCGGATCGGGTACCGGCACGGCGGCCATCAGCTTTTTCGTATAGGCATGCTGCGGATTGTCGAAGACCGCCGCCCGCGGGCCGATTTCGACGATCTCGCCGAGATACATCACCGCGACGCGATGGCTGACGCGTTCCACCACCGCCATGTCATGCGAGATGAACAGGAAAGCGAGGTTGAGGCTCTGCTGCAAGTCGAGCAACAGGTTGCAGACCTGCGCCTTGATCGAGACATCGAGCGCCGAGACGCTTTCATCAGCCACGATAACCTTGGGATCAAGCGCAAGCGCCCGGGCAATGGCAATGCGCTGGCGCTGGCCGCCGGAAAACTCATGCGGGTAGCGGCCGGCCATATCGGCCGACAGGCCAACCTTTTCCAGGAGATCGGCGGTTTTTTCCTTCGCCTGTTTCGTGGTGCCCAGCCTGTGCTTGATGAAGGGTTCGGAAATCGCCGTGCCCACCGTCATGCGCGGATTGAGCGACGAGAACGGGTCCTGAAAGATCATCTGGACGGATTTGCGCATGTTGCGCAGGCCGGTGGTATCAAGCCGCATCACATCGTAGCCATCGAGCGATACATCGCCGGACGACGGCTCCACGAGGCGCATGATCGAGCGGCCCGTGGTGGATTTTCCGCAGCCGGATTCACCGACCAGCGCCAGCGTCTCGCCCTGGAACAGATCGAAGGAGACGTTTTCGACGGCATGAACCGCACCCGTCTGCCGCGCCAGCAGGCCGGAGCGGATAGGGAAACGCGTGACAAGGTTCTTGACCGATAAAACCGGCGTCTGCCCGCTCGCCACGGTCTCGGCCACCTCCTGAGGCTCGGTTGAAAGACCGGTTTTCATGTCGAGCACCGGAAAACGCGTCGGCCATTGCCGGTCGCGCATCGAGCCGAGCTTCGGCACCGCCGAAAGCAGCGCCCGCGTATAGGGGTGCTTGCCGCGTTTGAATATCTCCTCGGTCGGGCCGGTCTCGACCTCGTCGCCGCGATACATGACGATCGTCCGGTCGGCGATTTCGGCCACCACGCCCATGTCGTGGGTGATGAAGAGAACCGACATGCCCTCCTCTTCCTGCAGCAGCTTGATGAGATCGAGGATCTGCCCCTGAATGGTGACGTCGAGCGCCGTCGTCGGCTCATCGGCGATCAGCAGCTTCGGCCGCGAGGCGAGCGCCATGGCAATCATTACCCGCTGGCGCATGCCGCCGGAAAACTGATGCGGATATTCGTCAAAACGGCTGGCCGCATTGGGAATACGGACCTTTTCCAGAAGCCGCACCGTCTCCGCCCGCGCCTCCTGTTTCGAAAGCCCCTTGTGCCTGATGAGGACTTCGGAAATCTGGCGGCCGATGGTGAAGATCGGATTGAGCGAGGTCATCGGCTCCTGAAAGATCATCGAGATATCGTTGCCGCGCACGCCGCGCATCTCTTTTTCGGAAAGCGCCAGCAGATTGCGCCCATTGAGCAGCACTTCGCCTTCGATCCGGCTGGAGGAAGGCGCAAGCAGACGCATGAGTGACAGCGAAGTGACGGACTTGCCGGAACCGGATTCGCCGACAATCGCAACGGTTTCACCCGGCGCAACATCGAAGGAGACGTTGCGCACGACGCTTTTCCATTCGTCATCAACGAGAAAGGACGTGGTCAGGTTACGGACGGAGAGGACGGGTTTTGTTTCCATGGTCTCACCGCCCCACCGCATAGGCCTGCATCAGCCGCGGTGTCGCGGCGGCGCGCAGCAGGCCGTCCGCATCCCGCCTTGCTGCCGTCAATCGCCCGACCGACCAGGCATCGGCAACCGTGACCCGGTGGCCGCGACGGCGAAGCTCATCGAGCGTCGCCTCACCCGCTGTGCTTTCCACCATGATTTCACCCGGCGAGCTGGTGCGCGGATAAAACGAGCCCGGAAAATGCGAGGTGTGGAACAAAGGCATGTCGATGGCCGCCTGCAGGTTCTTGCCGTGATGGGCATAACGCAGGAAGAAAGGCAGTTGCCACTGGTCCTGCTGATCGCCCCCCGGTGTGCCGAAGACCATCGAGGGCCGCCCCTGATGCAACGCAAGCGAGGGCGTCAGCGTGGTGCGCGGGCGTTTGCCCGGCGCAAGCGAGGTCGGCAGGCCTTCCTTCAGCCAGAACATCTGGGCGCGGGAATTGAGTGCGAAACCGAGGCCCGGCACGACCGGCGACGATTGCAGCCAGCCGCCCGACGGCGTGGTGGACACCATATTGCCCCAGCGGTCGATGACGTCGATATGCACCGTGTCACCGCGCTTCTCCGTCAGGTGCGACATGGTCGGCTCGTAGACGGTGCCCTTGCCGCTCATCTCGGCCAGCATGGCCATGGTGGCGTCCACCTGCTTTTCGTATCCGGGCACGGTGCCGGGGCGCAGCGCCAGCGAGGCCTCGCGGCCGATCAGCGCCCGGCGTCCGGCATTATAACCCTCGGAGAGAAGATATTCCGTTGGTATCTGACCAAATTCCGGGTCGCCGTAATAGACCTCGCGGTCGGCGAAGGCGAGCTTCATGGCCTCAACGATGGTGTGGATGAAATCAGGCCCGGACGGGTCCATGGCCGCAATGTCGAAGCCCTTCAGAAGCGCAAGCGATTGCAGCAGAACCGGACCCTGTCCCCAGGCGGGCGTCTTGGCAATCGTCCAGTCGTGATAGTCGAGCGTCTGCGGCGCTTCGACGGTGGCGCTCCACCCGGCCATATCCTGCGCCGTCAGCACACCCTTGTGCCGTGCGCCACTGGCATCCATGACTTCCGCCGTCTTTACGTAACTGTCGATAGCTTCCGCAACGAAACCCCGGTAGAAGGCATCGCGCGCCGCCTCGATCTGGTTTTCGCGGCCGGTACGCGCTTCGGCTTCGGTGATAATCCGCTGATAGGTCGCAGCCAGAACCGGATTACGGAAATTGGCGTGAGGCTCGGGTGCGGCACCACCCGGCAGCCATGTCTCATAGGATGTCGGCCA is a genomic window containing:
- a CDS encoding ABC transporter ATP-binding protein; amino-acid sequence: MISVKPGSVTFQNVRKTFGAFTAIPDLSLTIEPGTLVTLLGPSGCGKTTTLRMLAGLEHPTSGRILIGDKDVTMLPANERDVSMVFQSYALFPHMTALDNVAYGLQSSGLRKAEAREKAEEGLKLVGLAGMGHRLPAELSGGQQQRVAVARALVLEPQVLLLDEPLSNLDARLRRRVRTEIRELQQRLGFTAVYVTHDQDEALAVSDRIIVMKDGEIAQSGAPRDLYEAPASAFIADFMGEANVVGCEVISIEGPDALIRVGGIDHRVSARNARPGPAKLAVRPGSIAIGQPGGQGVAGRVLHSAYLGGHVEYEVETDIGTLFIVDHAVETSLPPQSDVTLGFKNRGIALIQS
- a CDS encoding iron ABC transporter permease; this encodes MTRGNRRLDIVLALGAFALILLPWYRIEGGFFSFRWLSGFFSTASNAPGVLQILTYGKPWLVGIVLFFLAACLVRPMRDPMRRGGLLAFIGAAGLVFLALQGLAIGFTGWTWTVSENLFGMLADGQASMGAGAVVMSFVFVLLFAFGLADRGVMKGDAFVVGAISVLVFLVAVFVFYPIGSMLIASVQDFDGSFNADGFIRNIKDPGIWSLGCVTGEERCGVAWRTLFLALMTAFGSTVLGLGFALIATRTRFPFKKGLRLLTVLPIITPPFVIGLALTLLFGRAGVVTEWLSYLFGIEPGRWLYGMTGIWIAQVLSFTPISFLVLIGVVEGVSPSMEEASQTLRADRWRTFWRVSLPLMKPGLANAFLIGFIESMADFGNPLVLGGTHGVLSTEIFFAVVGSQNDPSRAAVLAIILLCFTLSAFLAQRFWLAGKNFATVTGKGDSGAHIALPRGLSIGVHAIVVPWMVFTIVVYGMILVGGFVKTWGLDNSLTFDHYIRAFSVSFSNGSIAWTGVAWNSFWTTMEIALVSAPLTAAVGLLTAYIIVRQKFAGRNLFEFALMMSFAIPGTVIGVSYIMAFNLPPVEMTGSALILIACFVFRNMPVGVRGGIAAMSQLDKSLDEASLTLRANSFRTIRKVILPLLRPAITAALVYSFVRAITSISAVIFLVSAQYNMATSYIVGLVENGEYGVAIAYSSMLIVVMITVITGFQLIVGERRLRRENRVAGLPSASSVPLAQEKTA
- a CDS encoding ABC transporter substrate-binding protein translates to MRLTILSTLLFAGTALSAVSAQAAGELNLICSADVVICEQMKGDFEKSHDIKVNMVRLSSGETYAKVRAEARNPKTDIWWAGTGDPHMQAASENLTLEYKSPMLDQLQDWAVKQAESTGYRTVGVYAGALGWGYNTEIFKSKGYKEPKCWADLLAPELKGEIQIANPNSSGTAYTALASLAQIMGEDQAIDYLKKLNVNISQYTKSGSAPVKAAARGETALGIVFMHDAVAQTAEGFPVKSIAPCEGTGYEIGSMSIIKGARNLDNAKTWYDWALKPDVQSRMKDAKSFQLPSNKTAEVPKEAPKFEDIKLIDYDFKTYGDPAKRKALLERWDREVGAVAN
- a CDS encoding ABC transporter substrate-binding protein, which gives rise to MALWLCGAGHGMAEPKLNVLCGVDEAWCVAMQRAFEAKSGLEISMVRRSTGEILDQIRAERSHPTVDVWWGGTGDTHLQAGSEGLLDEYQPRHPQDLLPWAQNFYAMSGSRSAGIYAGALGFAYNSELLARNNLPAPTCWKDLAKDIYRGHILTGNPNYSGTAFTMLATLVQLFGEEEAFGFMTKLNQNVVGYTKVGAAPVKAAARGEVLIGISFMHDAVTQKIEGFPLVIVAPCEGTGYEIGAVSIVKGNRNTALAQDFVEFALSPEGQATGAAAGQNQVPSNARATLPLTAPDISMIKMVDYDFATFGQPEERSRLLSRFDSEIHPSQTQ
- a CDS encoding response regulator transcription factor, with amino-acid sequence MLNQKVRILIVEDDPDMAELISDLVEAEGWLPTCARSAEEADEILARDRMQLVLVDHNLPGTSGRTFAQRLRGKVDSDIGIVMVTAAGSAADRVLGLETAADDYVVKPFEPIELTARIKAVLRRTIPSLKQEKDSERDHGRTALRLGDWAIDLDARRAVCLADRSRTLTSAEFALLEILAETPNQPVSRSQILDRLGSESDRYIDRNVDVLVLRLRRKIEINPDLPRHIKTRRSKGYVLHTDEGELSP
- a CDS encoding PAS domain-containing sensor histidine kinase — protein: MISRSFLSSIAFRLPFAIVFTCVLVFSLSAIAIYGLQRARDEMAAYGLQAFSSLAKASLVSRQVSDLVSSAPFLMNAASPYRVSSESRSVVQQVDLLLEMTGPGSGERAARGFASERIVELLQLIRAQTLDLAKDADAAQAHKAEAAAALGEIATGRGILDPELRRRMNGIVQAASASDSLFQLGELRRRYVAETTARQQGYPGERLPLAEMQPYERVFAAQSRYLLEMFAIRASVSRLHTVSRDLSHVTETQGDAVARSLNEDLISTSDALSRLLVIVAVASLLVLVVAILSIRSVMRVSRGIAALSNGMNALAKGEKDVGPPSYSGSETELIRLLDAFRAFHDSVDRVSRLRRTAEAAARTIRSTFRNMNEGIALFDATGRPITMNRRIIELVGRSGSSRKLPIRRFVEPVPEIDPMLLPFESEKGELMERAVVRHRTTDERVIEVSMSRQPDGGIVLLARDVTALDRQEAEAVKAQRLDGIMRMTHQVSHEVGNMIGIITGSLGLLEREAGFNDRQNRHIARIRKAADRGRSLASSMLTIGSQQPIHPSSINVANLLRGMADILEIAVGPKCRIALDLDDGLPTIPLDPALFEQSILNLCLNAAAAMPDGGLISIEAACEKDALVISVTDEGIGMTPEAVDKAFEPYFTTRGDHGGAGLGLAMVYGFVRQSGGEAHISSKPGEGAKVQLTFPAGTGLAQRSA
- a CDS encoding ankyrin repeat domain-containing protein, encoding MTLGANAQASVLEAVTSKDHARLEQLLKNSGATEERNAQGQTPLLVAVWQNDVPAARLLLEAGADVDARDNIEDSPFLVAGAQGRTEILRMILKKGANLESTNRFGGTALIPAAEKGHPEAVDMLLAAGVDVDHVNRLGWTALLEVTILRDGGAVSQRIVRSLLAGGADVAVKDFDGRTALAHAHERGLTEIVALLEAAGAKD